A section of the Novipirellula caenicola genome encodes:
- the coaD gene encoding pantetheine-phosphate adenylyltransferase: protein MPQPHTAVYTGSFDPVTLGHLHVIERASRLFDKLIIGIGINADKTPLFDPQERVALLENVTHDFSNVCVEVFSGLAVDFVRSVDANIMVRGIRPLTDTAGEFTMMMANHQLDPSIETVFLMADERFAHISSSLLKQIAKLSDDDEQLAKFVPLKIIPELRSKLRS, encoded by the coding sequence ATGCCACAACCACATACCGCCGTTTACACCGGATCGTTTGACCCGGTCACGTTGGGGCACTTGCACGTGATTGAGCGGGCATCGCGTTTGTTTGACAAATTGATCATCGGCATCGGAATCAACGCCGACAAAACGCCACTGTTTGATCCTCAAGAGCGTGTGGCGTTATTAGAGAATGTCACGCATGACTTCTCGAATGTTTGTGTCGAGGTCTTTAGCGGGTTGGCGGTCGATTTTGTTCGCAGCGTCGATGCCAACATCATGGTGCGTGGAATCCGCCCCCTGACCGACACGGCTGGCGAATTCACGATGATGATGGCCAATCACCAATTAGATCCCAGCATCGAAACCGTGTTCTTGATGGCGGACGAGCGGTTTGCTCACATCAGCAGTTCGCTGCTGAAACAGATCGCAAAACTGAGCGATGATGACGAGCAATTGGCCAAGTTTGTTCCGCTAAAGATCATCCCCGAATTGCGAAGCAAACTTCGGTCGTAA
- a CDS encoding DUF4430 domain-containing protein codes for MAHAAIIAGMRNTSKLQSKFAPHCGVSRSPIEAIAIGLMAITLLIAGCGKSATDSVEPAAGNSSAVATSEAAEADTIEVTVVIQGKDATKEFTRTDIPAGATVEQVMRSIDEIPITITGSGVTAFVSEIDGVSTTATEGWKYKIDGVHAEKGVGSTELDAAATITWAFGSYEDE; via the coding sequence ATGGCTCACGCCGCTATCATTGCCGGCATGAGAAACACCAGCAAACTGCAATCGAAATTCGCGCCCCACTGCGGCGTTTCCCGGTCGCCGATCGAGGCAATCGCGATCGGCTTGATGGCGATCACGCTGTTGATCGCCGGTTGCGGAAAATCCGCCACGGATTCCGTTGAACCTGCCGCAGGGAACTCATCCGCGGTCGCGACGTCGGAGGCTGCCGAAGCAGACACCATCGAGGTTACGGTGGTGATCCAAGGCAAAGACGCAACAAAAGAGTTCACGCGCACGGACATTCCCGCCGGGGCGACCGTCGAACAAGTGATGCGTTCCATCGATGAAATCCCCATCACGATCACCGGATCCGGGGTCACCGCATTCGTCAGTGAAATCGATGGCGTTTCAACGACAGCCACCGAAGGCTGGAAATACAAGATCGATGGCGTTCATGCAGAAAAAGGTGTCGGCAGCACCGAACTTGATGCTGCGGCAACCATCACATGGGCCTTTGGTTCCTACGAAGACGAATAA
- a CDS encoding HU family DNA-binding protein produces MTKKDIVRTISEEVGLTQQQTKEIVQKTFDAIVDCLVRERRIELRNFGVFEVKPRAARKARNPRTGQQVEVPSKHVVTFKPGKYMELKVRDLDEEEIRKTESARTDDPARHEVPLNHTDQKPAVKPDAPTGSWGEG; encoded by the coding sequence GTGACCAAGAAAGATATCGTGCGAACGATCTCGGAAGAGGTAGGACTGACTCAACAGCAGACGAAGGAAATTGTACAAAAGACCTTTGACGCCATTGTTGATTGCTTGGTACGAGAGCGGAGGATTGAGCTTCGAAACTTTGGAGTTTTTGAAGTCAAACCGCGAGCCGCTCGCAAAGCCCGCAATCCACGTACTGGCCAACAGGTCGAAGTTCCCAGCAAGCACGTCGTGACGTTCAAGCCGGGAAAGTACATGGAACTGAAAGTCCGCGACCTGGATGAGGAAGAAATCCGAAAAACCGAATCCGCGAGAACGGATGATCCCGCACGCCACGAAGTTCCTCTCAATCACACCGACCAAAAACCTGCCGTCAAACCAGATGCCCCGACCGGCAGCTGGGGCGAAGGCTAA
- a CDS encoding TlpA family protein disulfide reductase gives MKRLILLNLLVCLPLTLTTMPVVSAQTANENAGKTTDNSDSKPQLEETQADEKHADEKSTVQEPTIEPLTIGSEAPALDIEYWIHDGDGAFSEVTTFEKNKVYVVEFWATWCGPCISAMPHVVGLQKEFADRGVQIVSVSSEPVETIEKFLEREVSGAKASDDSAQTFEDLTRSYCLTTDPDRSTSKSYMEAAGQSGIPCAFIVGKSGLIEWIGHPMSMDEPLAKVVNDDWDRQAFAEEFKEEQRADMVFKEFVKAMRSNKPNKALKLLDGYIADGKLANRVSQMKMVKLQVLASDESRADELTAHVTQWLDDESLDAEAVNRLGWTVARYAAAGKINDQETVRATLQKTQSILPNAGELKPFVMDTIAHLQLALGDKAAAIATQTEAIELAEESHKPRLQRFLDELTAEPAADDAPATEDSPEKTPANSDEP, from the coding sequence ATGAAACGATTGATTCTGTTGAACCTTCTCGTTTGTTTGCCCCTGACATTGACAACCATGCCGGTCGTGTCAGCACAGACGGCGAACGAGAATGCTGGCAAAACCACGGACAACAGCGACAGCAAGCCGCAGCTCGAAGAAACGCAGGCAGACGAAAAGCACGCGGACGAAAAGAGCACAGTCCAAGAGCCGACGATCGAGCCGCTGACAATCGGTTCGGAAGCCCCCGCTTTGGACATCGAGTACTGGATTCACGATGGTGATGGAGCGTTTTCGGAGGTGACCACGTTCGAAAAGAACAAGGTCTATGTGGTGGAGTTCTGGGCGACTTGGTGTGGACCTTGTATCTCAGCCATGCCTCATGTCGTTGGCCTGCAAAAGGAATTTGCCGATCGTGGGGTTCAAATCGTCAGCGTCAGTAGCGAGCCCGTCGAAACCATTGAAAAGTTTCTCGAGCGCGAGGTGTCTGGAGCCAAGGCAAGCGACGACTCGGCCCAAACGTTCGAGGATCTGACTCGCAGTTATTGCCTAACCACCGATCCCGATCGCTCGACCTCTAAATCGTATATGGAAGCGGCCGGCCAAAGCGGGATTCCCTGCGCCTTCATCGTGGGAAAAAGCGGGCTTATCGAATGGATCGGTCACCCGATGTCGATGGACGAGCCGTTGGCCAAGGTGGTCAACGACGATTGGGATCGCCAAGCGTTTGCCGAAGAATTCAAAGAAGAACAGCGCGCCGACATGGTTTTCAAGGAATTCGTCAAAGCGATGCGGAGCAACAAACCCAACAAGGCGCTCAAGCTATTGGATGGTTACATTGCCGACGGCAAACTTGCCAACCGCGTGTCGCAGATGAAAATGGTCAAATTACAAGTGTTGGCAAGTGATGAATCACGAGCGGACGAATTGACCGCTCACGTCACTCAATGGCTCGATGATGAATCGCTCGACGCAGAAGCGGTCAATCGTTTGGGGTGGACGGTCGCACGCTATGCCGCCGCCGGGAAAATCAACGATCAAGAAACGGTTCGTGCGACCTTACAGAAAACACAGTCAATTTTGCCGAATGCAGGCGAATTGAAACCGTTTGTGATGGATACGATCGCTCATCTGCAACTCGCGTTAGGTGACAAGGCGGCTGCGATTGCGACCCAAACCGAAGCGATTGAATTGGCCGAAGAAAGCCACAAGCCTCGATTGCAGCGGTTTCTCGACGAATTGACGGCTGAACCGGCTGCCGATGACGCCCCGGCGACGGAGGATTCGCCTGAGAAAACGCCGGCCAACTCCGATGAACCGTGA
- a CDS encoding nucleoside monophosphate kinase has product MSASLPEKLDPKIKTTDLEVKDAQLIFNSVWKRLEAEYGRENLHFPRELILLGGAPGAGKGTNSDFIRKVRDISSEPIVVSQLLSSPEAEAIKARGGMVGDREVVGILFRELLKPEHRTGAILDGYPRTKVQVECLKMLYDEMKALRREFADTPHVVHFKQPQFHIMVLFVEESESIERQLHRGRQVISHNEEVKRTGIGTLWEERPTDFNVDLARNRYRVFKEQTYDALVSLKQIFHFHFINAQAPLEVVQENILRELEYQSSLELDPRTFHALNHLPVASDIIMHARRDLVVRLDAYEMQQTELFHQVIELIESKMMPIVIRHAISGYCSINTENSILENPIALKMLIDVFSERGFHASVDLHRDEIPVRVDLTTGEVHCRQKKVFRIAIRFKGSEIRRG; this is encoded by the coding sequence GTGAGCGCTTCCTTGCCCGAAAAACTCGACCCAAAGATCAAGACCACGGACTTGGAAGTCAAAGATGCCCAGTTAATTTTTAACTCGGTATGGAAGCGGTTGGAGGCCGAATATGGTCGTGAAAACCTGCATTTTCCCCGCGAACTGATTCTGCTTGGCGGTGCCCCCGGCGCGGGCAAGGGAACCAACTCGGACTTTATCCGCAAAGTTCGCGACATTTCGTCCGAGCCGATCGTCGTTAGCCAACTGTTAAGCAGCCCCGAAGCGGAAGCGATCAAAGCGCGAGGCGGGATGGTGGGGGATCGCGAGGTCGTCGGCATTCTATTTCGCGAATTGCTGAAGCCCGAACATCGCACCGGCGCCATTTTGGATGGCTACCCGCGAACCAAAGTGCAGGTCGAATGTTTGAAGATGCTGTACGACGAAATGAAGGCGTTGCGGCGTGAGTTCGCGGATACGCCTCACGTCGTCCATTTCAAACAGCCACAATTTCACATCATGGTGCTGTTTGTCGAAGAGTCCGAGAGCATCGAGCGACAATTGCATCGCGGCCGTCAAGTCATCTCGCACAACGAAGAGGTCAAACGCACCGGGATCGGAACGCTATGGGAAGAGCGGCCTACTGATTTCAACGTCGATCTGGCTCGCAACCGGTACCGGGTGTTCAAAGAACAGACGTACGATGCCCTCGTCTCGTTGAAGCAGATCTTTCACTTCCATTTCATCAACGCACAAGCTCCGCTCGAGGTGGTGCAAGAAAACATTCTGCGCGAATTGGAATACCAAAGTTCACTCGAACTCGATCCGCGAACCTTTCACGCGCTGAACCATCTTCCGGTCGCCAGTGACATCATCATGCATGCCCGCCGGGATCTGGTCGTCCGGCTTGATGCCTACGAGATGCAGCAGACCGAACTGTTTCATCAAGTGATTGAGTTGATCGAATCAAAGATGATGCCGATCGTGATTCGGCATGCCATTTCAGGATACTGTAGTATCAATACTGAAAATTCGATCCTCGAGAACCCCATCGCGCTTAAAATGCTGATTGACGTGTTCTCAGAGCGTGGTTTTCACGCCAGCGTCGATTTGCACCGCGATGAGATTCCGGTGCGAGTGGATTTGACAACGGGCGAGGTGCATTGCCGCCAGAAAAAAGTCTTTCGTATCGCCATCCGCTTTAAAGGGTCCGAGATACGTCGAGGCTAA
- a CDS encoding polyphosphate kinase 2 family protein, protein MDFVKKHIVEPGTTVRLKKIATEPDGPFDDKQDAYDFTADTIAKMRDLQYRLYVEGKQSLLIVLQAPDAAGKDGVIRKVFGHLNAQGVRTFPFKVPTEIERSHDFLWRIHQCTPAAGQVSIFNRSHYEDVLVVRVEDLVPKRVWSKRYEMINQFELLLAENGTRIVKFYLHISPAEQLERFKERLDRPEKHWKLNLGDYDARQQWDAYREAYETAFEKCSTKAAPWFVIPADKKWYRNAAVSAIVCQTLEEMDPQFPEVDVDLDQVRKRYEDALAQLDDDA, encoded by the coding sequence ATGGATTTTGTCAAAAAACATATCGTTGAACCCGGTACGACGGTCCGTTTGAAAAAGATCGCTACCGAACCGGACGGCCCCTTTGACGATAAACAAGACGCCTACGACTTTACTGCCGATACCATCGCCAAGATGCGAGACTTGCAGTATCGCTTGTACGTCGAGGGTAAACAGTCGTTGCTGATTGTGCTGCAGGCTCCTGATGCCGCAGGCAAGGACGGTGTGATTCGCAAGGTGTTCGGGCACCTCAACGCGCAAGGCGTTCGTACGTTCCCCTTCAAAGTGCCCACCGAGATCGAACGATCGCATGACTTTCTGTGGCGGATTCATCAGTGCACGCCCGCGGCCGGCCAGGTGTCAATCTTCAATCGATCGCACTATGAAGACGTGTTGGTCGTGCGAGTCGAGGACTTGGTGCCCAAACGCGTTTGGAGCAAACGCTACGAGATGATCAACCAGTTCGAGTTGTTGCTTGCCGAAAATGGGACTCGCATCGTCAAGTTCTACTTGCACATCAGTCCAGCCGAGCAACTAGAGCGTTTCAAGGAGCGGCTGGATCGTCCTGAGAAGCACTGGAAACTGAATCTGGGCGACTATGACGCGCGTCAGCAATGGGATGCGTACCGCGAGGCCTACGAAACCGCATTCGAAAAATGCAGTACCAAGGCGGCCCCCTGGTTCGTGATCCCGGCCGACAAAAAGTGGTACCGCAACGCCGCCGTTTCCGCCATCGTCTGCCAAACGCTCGAAGAGATGGATCCTCAGTTTCCGGAGGTCGACGTCGATCTCGACCAAGTTCGCAAACGGTACGAGGACGCATTGGCACAGTTAGACGACGATGCCTAA
- a CDS encoding DUF4339 domain-containing protein: MGIRFACHVCNKQLNIKRELAGRRGVCPSCASRFRIPLHDTAKSTPVEVRTAPVAAESQAGAPQPQAESRQPSSVATASDSSGEDIAANVDVAPAARTIERPKSSSALFDGESTWYVRPPSGGQYGPASEEVFREWITEGRVAATALVWRDGWAEWRDAIDVLPELSGRAAVVTPVAKRNNHFGDTAEKFAFDSAALTPSSGDMSPAATEVYGNRQIGAIKRKRFLQRAVTITVLSLVAIGLVAALLAVAGR, from the coding sequence ATGGGCATCCGGTTCGCCTGCCATGTTTGCAACAAGCAACTGAATATCAAGCGTGAACTCGCGGGCCGCCGCGGGGTGTGCCCATCGTGTGCGTCACGATTCCGTATTCCGTTGCACGACACCGCTAAATCCACTCCGGTCGAAGTGCGGACCGCCCCCGTCGCCGCTGAATCCCAAGCGGGTGCTCCGCAGCCACAAGCTGAGTCTCGCCAACCGAGTTCGGTCGCGACGGCATCAGATTCTTCGGGTGAGGACATCGCTGCGAACGTCGATGTTGCTCCGGCAGCTCGCACGATTGAGCGTCCCAAGTCATCCAGTGCATTGTTTGACGGCGAGTCCACGTGGTACGTTCGCCCACCCAGTGGTGGTCAATACGGACCGGCCAGCGAAGAGGTGTTTCGTGAATGGATCACCGAAGGCCGTGTCGCAGCGACGGCGCTGGTGTGGCGCGACGGCTGGGCCGAGTGGCGGGATGCGATCGACGTATTGCCCGAGCTTTCCGGCCGTGCCGCTGTGGTTACCCCGGTAGCCAAGCGAAACAATCATTTTGGTGACACCGCTGAAAAATTCGCGTTTGATTCGGCGGCGCTGACCCCATCGTCCGGAGACATGTCACCCGCGGCAACCGAAGTGTATGGAAATCGACAAATCGGAGCGATCAAGCGAAAGCGATTCCTGCAACGCGCCGTCACGATTACCGTCCTTTCTCTTGTCGCAATTGGGTTGGTCGCCGCCCTGTTGGCGGTGGCGGGGCGGTAG